The DNA region GCTGTCGAGTGTGCCCGCCTCGATCTGGGTGATGGCGCGGGCCAGGGTGCGCTGGTCGCCCGCCAGCAGGCCGTCGGCGGTCGCCGGGGTCGCCTCCGCCGGATCGGTGTCGCAGGCCTCGATCATCGAGTTGATCATCTTGGCGAGGCCGAGTGTCTGTCCGTCCTCGGGCGAGAAGATGCGCTCGACGCCGCGCGCGTGCAGCAGCTTGATCTCGTCGGGCACGATGACGCCGCCACCGCCGCCGTACACCTTGATGTGGCCCGCGCCCTGCTCGGCGAGCAGTTCGACCAGGTAGGTGAAGTACTCGACGTGGCCGCCCTGGTAGGCGCTGATCGCCACACCCTGCACGTCCTCTTGGATGGCCGCGGCGACGACCTCCCGGACCGAGCGGTTGTGCCCGAGGTGGATGACCTCGGCGCCCTGGGACTGCAGGATCCGGCGCATGATGTTGATCGCCGCGTCATGGCCGTCGAACAGACTGGCCGCGGTCACGAACCGGACCGGGTGCGCTGGGCGATGCAACTGGGCGGACATCGGATCCTCCTCGGGGTGTCGACGGCGATTGGGACCGTCGCCCATTTAGTTTGACTTCCTACTATCGGAAGAGCAACTGACGTGTGAGCTGAGTAACCCGCACTATGCTGATGACCTGCCCAAACCGTACTGAGGACACCGTGACCCCTGAGCCCGCGACCCCCGCCGCCGTGACCCGCATGCTGGCCGACGACCTGGCATCGGGCTCCCTGGGCATCGAACTGCTCGACTCGGGCCCAGGCCGGGCCACGCTGCGGATGTCGATCACCGAGACCATGGTCAACGGCCACGCCATCGGCCACGGCGGGTATGTGTTCCTGCTGGCCGACACCGCTTTCGCCTGCGCGTGCAACAGCCACGGCCCGGTCACCGTCGCGGCCGGGGCCGACATCACCTTCATCGCCCCGGTCCGCCTGGGCGACGACCTGGTCGCGACCGCCGAGGAACGCACCCGGTACGGCCGCAGCGGCATCTACGACGTCACCGTGCGGCGCGACGACGAAGTGGTCGCCGAGTTCCGCGGCCGCAGCCGCACGCTGAAGTAACGGACTCCGAAGTTGCCGACTGAAGTAACGGGAGGTGCCGCCATGCTGTCGTGGCTGACCGAGGTAGTGGACCTGGCCACCAAGAACGTCGCCGAGGGCGGCGGCCCCTTCGGCGCCCTGGTCGTTCGCGGCGATGAAGTCATCGCCCGCGGCACCAACCAGGTCACCACCGACCTGGACCCGACCGCCCACGCCGAGGTCGTCGCCATCCGCCGAGCCTGCAACGCGATAGGCGACTTCCGGCTGACTGGCTGCGTCCTGGTCTCCTCCTGCGAACCCTGCCCCCTGTGCCTGGCGGCAGCCCTCTGGGCCCGAGTGGACCGAGTCGTCTACGCCGCCGACCGCCACGACGCCGCCAAAGCAGGCTTCGACGACCGCCGCTTCTACGACGTCTTCACCCAGCCGAGAGGCTCCTGGCCAGTCGCCGTGGACAACATCAGAACCGGCGGCGAAATAGACCCGTTCACCGCCTGGGAGGCCCGCCCGGACCGCGTCGACTATTGACCCGGGCGGGTGCCATCCCTAGAGCGCGATGCCGAGCAGCGCGTCGATCGCGGCTTTCGCCTCTCCGGGAGCGGTGACGTCGGTTCCGGTCTGGGCCGTCCACGCGTCGATCGCCGCGATGGCGCCGGGGGTGTCGAGGTCATCGGACAGGTGTTCACGAAGCCGAGCGATCAGCGGCGCCGCGGCCGGACCGGTCGGCGACTCCACCGCCGCCCGCCACCGACCAAGCCGAGCAATGGCCTCGTCCAACACACCCTGAGTCCACGTGCGATCAGTGCGGTAATGCCCGGAAAGCAGCCCAAGCCGAATCGCCATCGGATCAACCTGATCCGCCCGCAACCGAGAAACGAAGACCAGGTTCCCCTTGGACTTCGACATCTTCTCCCCGTCCAACCCGATCATCGCCGAGTGCGCGTAGTGATGCGCGAACGGATGCCGACCGGTCAGCGCCTCGGCATGGGCGGCACTGAACTCGTGATGCGGGAATATCAGATCCGAACCGCCACCCTGCAGGTCAAACCCCATGCCGACACGATTCAGCGCGATCGCACTGCACTCGATGTGCCAGCCAGGCCTGCCCGCGCCCAGCTCGCTGTCCCAGCACGGCTCACCAGGCCGAGCGACCCGCCACATCAGCGCGTCAAGGGGATGCCGCTTGCCGACCCGGTCCGGATCGCCACCACGCTCGGCGAAGAACTTCGTCATGGTCGCCTCGTCATAGCGCGACTCGGAGCCGAAGTGGCCGCTGGCCTTGTGGTCGAAGTAGATGTCGGGGAACTCGGCGTCGTCGGCGCGATACGCGGCCCCGTTGGCGAGCAGCTTGGCGACGGCCTCGACAACCTCGGGGATGGACTCGACGGCCCCGACGTAGTCACGCGGCGGCAGCACCCGCAGCGCGGTCATGTCCTCGCGGAACAGGGCGGTCTCGCGCATCCCGAGCACGACCCAGTCGTCCTGGTCGCGCTCGGCGCGCTCCAGCAGCGGGTCGTCGATGTCGGTGACGTTCTGCACGTAGTGCACCTGGTGGCCGTTGTCCAGCCACACCCGGTGGACCAGGTCGAAGGCGAGGTAGGTCGCCGCGTGGCCGAGGTGGGTCGCGTCGTACGGGGTGATCCCGCAGACGTACATCGTCGCCGTCGGCCCAGGGGTCGTCAGCCGGATCTCGGCCGAGGCGGTGTCGTGGAGCCGCAGCGGCTTGGGCGTGCCGGACACCCGCGGCACCGGGTGTGATTGCCAGGTCTGCATGACTCCGACCCTAATCGCCCGGTCTGTGGCGACCGGGTGAATTCAGTGAGTGGAACGCAACAGTAGGGCCGTTGGTGTGACCCGCGTTACATTCAGTACGGAACGGCCGATCATCAGGGAGGCGGGCTGTTCGACGAAACGGGGACTCTCATGACCAATCCAGGACAGGGCGGGACGACCGGGCGCTACCTCGTGCTGATGGAGGACGACGCCGTGGCGGCGGGCACCCGGGAACTGAACGATGTGGCGGGCATCCGCACCACCAGCACCGCCGACGCGGGCGGCGTCGACGTCGACTTCGGCACCCCCGACGGCCTCGTGCTGCACCAGTTGGGCGTCGCGGTCGTCAACGCCGACCCCGACCAGGTCATCGCGCTGGCCCGGGCGGCGACCCAGCCGGGTCCGATCGCCCTGATCGAGGAGGAGCGCCGCGTCTACGCGATCAGCGCGCAGGAGGCCGAACCGACCCCCACGGCCGACGAGAGCCTGTTCACCTGGGGCCTGCAGGCCGTGGGCGCGCAGCTGAGCACCGCCACCGGCGAAGGCATCCGCCTGTGCGTCCTCGACACCGGCTTCGACATCGACCACCCCGACTTCGCCGGGCGCGTCGTCACCACGAACTCTTTCGTCCAGAACGAGACCGTGCGGGACGGCCACGGCCACGGCACCCATTGCATCGGCACCGCGGCGGGCCCGCGAGACCCGGCGAAGGGCCCCGGCTACGGCGTGGCGTACCTGGCCGAGATCTACGCGGGCAAGGTGCTGAGCAACCGCGGCTCGGGAACCGACGGCGGCATCCTGTCCGGCATCGCGTGGGCCATCACCAACGGCTGCCCGGTCGTCTCCATGTCCCTCGGCGCCGCCACCCGCCCCGGCGACGCGTACTCCCAGACCTACGAGACCGTCGCCAAGCGCGCGATGGCCCAGGGCACGATGATCATCGCCGCCGCGGGCAACGAGTCCCGGCGGCAGAACGGCCAGATCAACCCGGTCGGCCACCCGGCCAACTGCCCCTCGATCATGGCCGTCGGCGCGGTCGACGTGAACCTGGCCATCGCCTGGTTCTCGTGCGGCACCGTCGACCGCATCGGCTCGGTCGACATCGTGGGCCCCGGCGTCGACGTCTACTCTTCGTGGCCGACCCCGTTGGGCCACAACCGAATCAGCGGCACCAGCATGGCCACCCCCCACGTCGCGGGCGTGGCGGCGCTGACCGCGCAGGCGACAGGAGCCCGCTCATGGGAACTCTGGGCCCGCCTCTCCCAGACCGCCCGACGCCTCCCCCTTCCGTCGACCGACGTCGGCGGGGGTCTGGTGCAAGCCCCATGACCCATCGCATCCTCGTCACCCTCGACGACACCGGCCTGTCCCACCTGGACAAGGTCGTGGCCGACCTGCGGGAAGCGGGAATGCGGATCGAACAGGTGATCGAGCCGGTCGGCACGATCACCGGCTCGGCCCCGGAGGAGGCGTTGGCGGCGGTGCAGGAGGTCGAGGGCGTGGACTACGTGGAGCCGGAACAGGCGCCGTACCAACTCCCGGACCCCGACAGCGACATCCAGTGACGTGATCTCGTCAGCCGCTCCTACTGAGGCGGCTTGGCGGGCACGAACTCCGGCAGGTCCCGGTGTGCCCCCGACCGCACCGCCTCCCGGATCTGTTCGATGTTCTCCCGGAGCAGGTCCGAGATCAGCTCGTCGGTCCGCGGATCGGCCAGCATCTCCAGGATCACCCGGAGCGCGGCGTCGGAGACGGAGCCGACGATGTCGTCGTGGAAGGGGAGTCTGCGCAGGCGCCCGAGGTCGGGGTCGTGTTTGATCTTGTCGAGGACCAGTTGGCGGATCTCGGCGCGGTTCTCCTCCAGTGCGCTGGCCAGGTTTCTGGCGTAGTGGCCGGTGCGCAGGACCGAGACGACCTCCTCCAGCACCGCCACCGTCAGCGGCTTCTTCACCACGTCGATCAGCAGACCGCCGAACCGGCCCATCGCGCGGTGGGCCAGTTCCTCGCCGACCGACCGGTTCACCGGCATGCGCAGGCGGGTCATGATCACCGCGATCCGCCAGAGACGCAGCAGCCGAAACGCCCGGAACCAGAGGCTCGACACCGGCACCATGCCCACCAGGTCGTACCAGTTGACCTTCAGGAACCGCCGCGAGAACCCCGCCGACCGCCAGCGCCACAGGAACTCCACGGCGAAGACCCCGCAGAGGGCCCAGTCGACGCGGGTGATCAGCCGGGCGACCTCGGCTGGCGGGTGCCAGAACGTCCGGTAGGACAGCAGGCCGACGGCGGCGACGGCCAGCAGCAGCATGAGCCAGTCGTCGACGCTCACCCGGTGCTTCTTCGGCGACGCCGCCAGCGTGGTGACCATGGAAGCCAAGCTATCGGTATTCCGGATTCTCGAAGTCGAACCGGGCGCCTGCGTCCCACGCGCTGCGCTGGTTTCCGTGGGCCGGGATGCCGCCCGCCTGCTTGAGCATCCGGGCCAGGTGCATCAGGTTCCAGGTCATGAACGTGGTATTGCGGTTGGTGAAGTCGTTCTCCGGGCCGCCGGATCCCGGGTCCAAATAGGACGGGCCCGGTCCCGCCTCGCCGATCCAGCCCGCGTCGGCCTGGGGTGGGATGGTGTAGCCGATGTGCTGGAGGCTGTAGAGGACGTTCTGCGCGCAGTGCTTGACGCCGTCCTCGTTGCCGGTGATCAGACAGCCCGCGACCCGGCCGTAGAAGGCGTACTGGCCCGCGTCGTTGAGCAGGCCCGACAGCGCGTAGAGGCGCTCGATGATCCGCTTGGTCACCGAACTGTTGTCGCCCAGCCAGATGGGGCCCGCCACGACCAGGATGTCGGCGGCCATCACCCGGGCGGTCAGCGCGGGCCACTCGTCGCTGGACCAGCCGTGCTCGGTCATGTCCGGGTACACGCCGGTGGCGATGTCGTGGTCGATCGCGCGGAACTGGTCGACCGACACGCCGTTGCGGGCCATGATGCCCGCGCTGGCGTCGACGAGCCCCTGGGTGTGACTCCGTTCGGGGGAGCGCTTGAGGGTGCAGTTCACGAATAACGCCGACAGACCGTCGAAATCCGCCACCGACCGACTCCTTCCTCGCCATGAACACCGTTCACCCTCAAGTCTGTCGGGGGTCGCCGCGTCTCGCCGGTCGGAGTGGGCACGGGTACCCTTTCCAGGTGCAGGCAACGTGCGACGCTCCCCGGCGTCCTGAGCTTCAGGATGACGCCCCGACCTGCCCGAGGACGTGAGCTTTCGCATGGACACATCGGCGAGCGCACCGGAGTTCGTGCACGAGGCCCTCGTCTACCGCGACGAATCGGGTTTCCTCGCGGGCACCGTCGACTTCCTCCGGGAAGGCGTGCGCGCCGGTGAGCCCGTGTTCGCCTTGCTGTCGCCCGACCGCTTCGACCGCGTGCGCGCCGGTCTGGGCGCCGACGCGGGCGCCGTGACCTACCTCGACCTGCGCGAGATCGGCCGCAACCCCGCCCGGATCATCCCGGCCATCCGCGGCCTGGCAGGCTCCGGCCCGTCGCGCGGTGTCGGCGAGCCGGTGCACTCCGGCCGCAGCGACGCGGCGAACATCGAGGCCCAGCTGCACGACGCCCTGGTCAACGCTGCCTTCGACGGCACGCCGCTGCGACTGCGTTGCTCCATCGACGCCAGGATGCCCGCCGCCGCGCTCGACGCGAGCGCCGCGAACCACCCCGTGATCGTGACCAACGGGACCGTGAGCCCCAGCGCCGGATTCGACCCGAAGTCGGCGCAGGTCGAGTTCAGCGCGGACCTGCCCGCCCCGGACGCGGTCTCCGACATCGCCCACTTCGCCCTCGACGACCTGCCCGAGCTGCGCGACCTGGTCACCGTGCGGGCAGGCGGGTTCGGGCTCAGCCGGGCCAAGGCGCTCGACCTGACCCTGGCGACCAACGAGATCGTCACCAACAGCATCTGCCACGGCGGCGAACGCGGCACGCTGCGGGTCTGGGCGGACGGCGACGCGGTGGTGTGCGAGATCAGCGACAGCGGCCACATCGTCGACCCGATGGTCGGCCGGACCGTGCCGCTGCCCTCGGTCCCTGGCGGGCGCGGGGTGTGGCTGGCCAACCAGCTCTGCGACCTGGTCCAGATCCGCTCGTCGGCCACCGGGACCGTCGTCCGCCTGCACATGTCCGCCTCCCCGGAATTCTAAGAATTGGTCGCCTACCGGAGGACCGGTGCGGATTGTGGGTAGCCGTGGTCAGGTTCCGTCACGGTGCCCCTTAGGTGCGGTTGCGAGAACCGGTGGCTGGACTTTCGAGGGCGATCTCGTGCAGTGCGTCCAGGTTCGCCGCCGAGATCATCTACTAGCGAGCGCGTCCAGGTACGACCGGATGGCGGCCAACGCGTCCGGCGCCTGCCACAGCGCGGTCACACGTGGATCGTCGGTGGCGCGGGTGGCCTCGATCCGGGTCCGGGCGGGCCGATGCAGCTGTTCCTTGGTCAGCGCGAACGCCGCCGCCGGGACCTTGGCCAGCTCGCTTGCGCGGGCCAGCGCGGTGGGCAGCAGGTCGTCGGCCGCCACGACCTCGTCGGCGAGACCGACCAGCAGCGCGTCCGCGGGCTCCAGCACCACGGCGGTGTTGACCAGCCGCGCGGCGTGCCGCTCGGTGGCGTGTCGGACGATCTCCAATGCCGCCACCGGGAACGGGACGCCGACCAGCAGCTCGGTCAGCCCGATCCGGCCGCCGGACATCACCCGGTAGTCGGCCGCCGCGGCCAGCACCGCGCCGCCCGCGATCGCCGGACCGCCGACGGCGGCCACGACCGGGCGCGGGCAGTCGAAGACGGCCAGGAACGCCTTGCTCAGCGCGGGGAGGAAGGCCGCCACATACTCCGCTCCCCCGTCGACCACCCGGCGCAGGTCCACCCCGGCCGAGAACGCCCGACCGGCCCCGGCGAGGACGATCGCGTCGGCCGCCAGCGAGCTCACGGTGCGGCTGATCGCGTCGCAGAGTTCGAGGTCGAGCGCGTTGACCTTGCCGTGGTCGAGGCGCACTACCGCGAGGTCGCCGTGGGGTTCGACGAAGATCATGGGCCCTTCCCGGCCCCCAGCCGCACGGCCGGGTCACCGAGAACAATGTAATTGCGGGCGTCGGTGTTGGCTGTCCACAGCGCCGCGAGGGCCTGGTCGTCGATCTTGCGTCCGGTGCGGCGCAACTCGTCGACTCTGGTGACCAGTTCGGTCGCGATCGCCGCGTAGCGCTGGTTCAGATACTCCATCGCCGAGCCGAGCCGCTGTCCGGCGACCATGGCGCGCAGCGTGCTGGCCATGGCACCGATCTGCGGGTCCATCCCCTGCCATAGGAACGAGCAGCTCCACACCCGGTCCACATGCCCGACAAAGGCCAGCGCGCCCGCGGCCAGCAACCGCTGCGGCAGCCGGGCAACGAAAGCGCGGCCCGCGTCGTGCCCATTGGGGAACTCGGCCGCCGCCGGTGTCCCGGCGCCGTAGCAGGCAAAGGAGAACACGATGTCGGGCGTCGGCGGACCGACGACGTCGGCGCCCGCGAAGTAGTAGTCGGTGCTCAGCGGCGCGGCGGCCATCGGGCCGGGCCAGTCCTGGCACAGCAGCGCGCCCTGGATCTCGCGCATGTTCGGCTTGGCCGACCCGACGCCATGCGAGGCGGTGAACAGCACGCGCCCCGGGTGCGGTTCGGTGAGCAGCGCGGCCAGCCGTGTCTTGGTCGCCTGCTCCGCCACATCAGCGGCGACGGTGACTCCGTGGTCGGTCAGTTCCTTGTGCAGCGGCGCGATGAGCTGGGCCGCGCTCAGCGTCGTCGCCCGGTCGTCGGGGTTGCGCACGCCGAACAAGTGGATCCCTGGCGGCAACGGTTCGGCTTCCTCAGCCACGACCACCGCGGCGGCGTAGGCGGCGTACTCGTCGAGCGTGTCGAAGTGCAGGCGGCCCACCGCGTACTGGACGTCGAGCTGGTACTGCAGGCTGAACGGCAACTCGGCCGGGTCACCCGCGAACAGCAGGTAGTACGGGATCTTGGTGGGCTCTGCCGGTCCGGGCGCGGCCCCATGCCGACGAAGGAACGCGCCGTCGTCGTCACCCGGCTCGACCACCAACTCCCGATACAGCGCGCCCGCCTGGGATTTGCGCCGGTCGAGCAACGGACGAAGCGCGTCCAGCACGGGACTGGCCGGTGTCGTCACGACCGCCCACCCGACCGAGGCCAAGTCCTCCGGGTCGAACCCGAACATCACCCCGAACGTCGGCTCCCGCTGCTGGTCACGCTTGCGCAGCGCCCGGACGTGGCGTTCCTCTGGCCGCTCGCCCCGCGCGACCGCCGCCACCGTCTCGACCGTGTCACCGGGGAAGAGGTATCCCCCGGTGTCCGCGTCGACACCGTTGACCGGAAGCTCGGTCATGTCAGCACGACCAACAGGACGGCGAGCACCACGATCACCACGGCCTCGGCGGCGGCGAGCAGCGCCAGTCTGTTGGTCACGCCGCGGGCGTCGGCCAGGCCCGCCTCGTCGCGGGAGCGGACCAGGAACTCGCGCTCCAGGTCGGCCAACCCCGCCGCGGCGGGCTGCGGCGCGCGGCGCAGGGCGTCGCCGGTGAGCAGGAACGCGCGCTGGCGCTGGTTGCGGCGCCACTCGTAGGCGGCGACCTGCCACGGGTCGAGCGTGGCGTGCCGCCACGACTGGTTGGCGTCGAGCACGGCGTTGATCAGCCGGTCGTGCGCCAGCTCGTACCAGGTGGTGCCCGCCCGGCTGTCGATGCGGATCAGGTAGGCGTCCTCCAGCGCGTCGAGCACCCGCGCGCCCAACTCGCCCGGCACCGGAGAGCGCGTGGTCTGGGCGCGGAAGCGGCGCGCGGTGATCAGGTCGCGTTCGAACCAG from Alloactinosynnema sp. L-07 includes:
- a CDS encoding sensor histidine kinase, which codes for MDTSASAPEFVHEALVYRDESGFLAGTVDFLREGVRAGEPVFALLSPDRFDRVRAGLGADAGAVTYLDLREIGRNPARIIPAIRGLAGSGPSRGVGEPVHSGRSDAANIEAQLHDALVNAAFDGTPLRLRCSIDARMPAAALDASAANHPVIVTNGTVSPSAGFDPKSAQVEFSADLPAPDAVSDIAHFALDDLPELRDLVTVRAGGFGLSRAKALDLTLATNEIVTNSICHGGERGTLRVWADGDAVVCEISDSGHIVDPMVGRTVPLPSVPGGRGVWLANQLCDLVQIRSSATGTVVRLHMSASPEF
- the paaI gene encoding hydroxyphenylacetyl-CoA thioesterase PaaI; amino-acid sequence: MLADDLASGSLGIELLDSGPGRATLRMSITETMVNGHAIGHGGYVFLLADTAFACACNSHGPVTVAAGADITFIAPVRLGDDLVATAEERTRYGRSGIYDVTVRRDDEVVAEFRGRSRTLK
- a CDS encoding S8 family serine peptidase, with product MTNPGQGGTTGRYLVLMEDDAVAAGTRELNDVAGIRTTSTADAGGVDVDFGTPDGLVLHQLGVAVVNADPDQVIALARAATQPGPIALIEEERRVYAISAQEAEPTPTADESLFTWGLQAVGAQLSTATGEGIRLCVLDTGFDIDHPDFAGRVVTTNSFVQNETVRDGHGHGTHCIGTAAGPRDPAKGPGYGVAYLAEIYAGKVLSNRGSGTDGGILSGIAWAITNGCPVVSMSLGAATRPGDAYSQTYETVAKRAMAQGTMIIAAAGNESRRQNGQINPVGHPANCPSIMAVGAVDVNLAIAWFSCGTVDRIGSVDIVGPGVDVYSSWPTPLGHNRISGTSMATPHVAGVAALTAQATGARSWELWARLSQTARRLPLPSTDVGGGLVQAP
- a CDS encoding nucleoside deaminase, producing the protein MLSWLTEVVDLATKNVAEGGGPFGALVVRGDEVIARGTNQVTTDLDPTAHAEVVAIRRACNAIGDFRLTGCVLVSSCEPCPLCLAAALWARVDRVVYAADRHDAAKAGFDDRRFYDVFTQPRGSWPVAVDNIRTGGEIDPFTAWEARPDRVDY
- the mshC gene encoding cysteine--1-D-myo-inosityl 2-amino-2-deoxy-alpha-D-glucopyranoside ligase, translated to MQTWQSHPVPRVSGTPKPLRLHDTASAEIRLTTPGPTATMYVCGITPYDATHLGHAATYLAFDLVHRVWLDNGHQVHYVQNVTDIDDPLLERAERDQDDWVVLGMRETALFREDMTALRVLPPRDYVGAVESIPEVVEAVAKLLANGAAYRADDAEFPDIYFDHKASGHFGSESRYDEATMTKFFAERGGDPDRVGKRHPLDALMWRVARPGEPCWDSELGAGRPGWHIECSAIALNRVGMGFDLQGGGSDLIFPHHEFSAAHAEALTGRHPFAHHYAHSAMIGLDGEKMSKSKGNLVFVSRLRADQVDPMAIRLGLLSGHYRTDRTWTQGVLDEAIARLGRWRAAVESPTGPAAAPLIARLREHLSDDLDTPGAIAAIDAWTAQTGTDVTAPGEAKAAIDALLGIAL
- a CDS encoding flavodoxin family protein, whose translation is MADFDGLSALFVNCTLKRSPERSHTQGLVDASAGIMARNGVSVDQFRAIDHDIATGVYPDMTEHGWSSDEWPALTARVMAADILVVAGPIWLGDNSSVTKRIIERLYALSGLLNDAGQYAFYGRVAGCLITGNEDGVKHCAQNVLYSLQHIGYTIPPQADAGWIGEAGPGPSYLDPGSGGPENDFTNRNTTFMTWNLMHLARMLKQAGGIPAHGNQRSAWDAGARFDFENPEYR
- a CDS encoding enoyl-CoA hydratase/isomerase family protein, translating into MIFVEPHGDLAVVRLDHGKVNALDLELCDAISRTVSSLAADAIVLAGAGRAFSAGVDLRRVVDGGAEYVAAFLPALSKAFLAVFDCPRPVVAAVGGPAIAGGAVLAAAADYRVMSGGRIGLTELLVGVPFPVAALEIVRHATERHAARLVNTAVVLEPADALLVGLADEVVAADDLLPTALARASELAKVPAAAFALTKEQLHRPARTRIEATRATDDPRVTALWQAPDALAAIRSYLDALASR
- a CDS encoding ion transporter; protein product: MVTTLAASPKKHRVSVDDWLMLLLAVAAVGLLSYRTFWHPPAEVARLITRVDWALCGVFAVEFLWRWRSAGFSRRFLKVNWYDLVGMVPVSSLWFRAFRLLRLWRIAVIMTRLRMPVNRSVGEELAHRAMGRFGGLLIDVVKKPLTVAVLEEVVSVLRTGHYARNLASALEENRAEIRQLVLDKIKHDPDLGRLRRLPFHDDIVGSVSDAALRVILEMLADPRTDELISDLLRENIEQIREAVRSGAHRDLPEFVPAKPPQ